Proteins from a genomic interval of Mycolicibacterium grossiae:
- the rplI gene encoding 50S ribosomal protein L9 has product MKLILTAEVDHLGSAGDTVEVKDGYGRNYLLPRGLAIVASRGAERQAAEIRRARDTKTVRDREHAVELKTAIEGLGDVSLPVRTAGASGKLFGSVTAADVVAAIKKAGGPNLDKRTVDLPKSHIKSVGTHQVDVRLHPEVHAALSLAVVSE; this is encoded by the coding sequence ATGAAACTGATTCTCACCGCAGAGGTCGACCACCTTGGTTCGGCCGGCGACACCGTCGAGGTGAAGGACGGCTACGGCCGTAACTACCTGCTCCCGCGCGGGCTGGCCATCGTGGCGTCCCGTGGCGCCGAGCGGCAGGCGGCCGAGATCCGTCGGGCCCGCGACACGAAGACCGTCCGCGACCGCGAGCATGCCGTCGAGTTGAAGACGGCCATCGAGGGCCTGGGCGACGTGTCGCTGCCCGTCCGCACCGCGGGCGCCAGCGGCAAGCTGTTCGGCTCGGTGACGGCCGCCGACGTGGTCGCCGCCATCAAGAAGGCCGGCGGCCCGAACCTCGACAAGCGCACCGTCGACCTGCCGAAGTCGCACATCAAGTCGGTCGGCACGCACCAGGTCGACGTCCGGCTGCACCCCGAGGTGCACGCGGCGCTCTCGCTGGCCGTCGTCTCGGAGTAA
- a CDS encoding glycosyltransferase family 87 protein: MTGDDPDRPTASPRERVDTRSADDRDLPSRTDVTVRALSGLVGGPVGRHAVIGRARFLTPLRVMIAIALLFLAFGYSTKAACLQSTDTGTADQRVAVWENQRAYYEFCYSDTVPLYTAELLNQGKFPYKSSWIEKDGEGRPQTQYDGSPAIRYMEYPVLTGLYQYVSMTLAKTYTALTKLVAVPIVAEVVMFFNISAFGLALAWLATVWATSLLAGRRIWDAAIVAASPLLIFQIFTNFDALATAAAMGALLAWSRRRPVLAGALIGIGVALKLYPLLLLLPILVLAVRTGRLREAERTVVAAVLTWLVVNLPILLLFPRGWSEFFRLNTRRGDDMDSLYNVVKSFTGWRGFDHDLGFWEPPTVLNGVTAVLFAVCCVGIAYLALTARQRPRLAQLAFLVVAAFLLTNKVWSPQYSLWLVPLAALALPHRRILLAWMTIDALVWIPRMLFLYGEAKMGLPEQWFTTTVLLRDVAVAGLCVLVIRQIRRPELDLVRWGGRVDDPSGGVFDDAPDDPPRWLPESWRPGAARPWRRPRAVDLDRELEPTV; encoded by the coding sequence GCTGTCGGGTCTCGTCGGCGGTCCGGTCGGCCGGCACGCCGTGATCGGACGGGCACGGTTTCTCACCCCGCTGCGGGTGATGATCGCCATCGCCCTGCTCTTCCTGGCGTTCGGCTACTCGACCAAGGCGGCGTGCCTGCAGTCGACCGACACCGGGACCGCCGACCAGCGGGTCGCGGTGTGGGAGAACCAGCGTGCCTACTACGAATTCTGCTACTCCGACACCGTGCCGCTGTACACCGCGGAACTGCTGAACCAGGGCAAGTTCCCGTACAAGTCGAGCTGGATCGAGAAGGACGGCGAGGGCCGGCCGCAGACGCAGTACGACGGATCCCCGGCGATCCGGTACATGGAGTATCCGGTCCTGACGGGGCTCTACCAGTACGTGTCGATGACGCTGGCGAAGACGTACACCGCGCTCACCAAGCTCGTCGCCGTGCCGATCGTGGCCGAGGTGGTGATGTTCTTCAACATCTCGGCCTTCGGGCTCGCGCTGGCGTGGCTGGCGACGGTGTGGGCGACGTCGCTGCTCGCCGGACGCCGGATATGGGATGCGGCGATCGTGGCGGCGTCCCCGCTGCTGATCTTCCAGATCTTCACCAACTTCGACGCCCTCGCGACGGCGGCCGCGATGGGCGCGCTGCTGGCGTGGTCACGGCGCCGACCCGTGCTGGCCGGTGCGCTGATCGGCATCGGCGTGGCGCTCAAGCTCTACCCGCTGCTGCTCCTGCTGCCGATACTCGTGCTCGCCGTGCGCACCGGTCGGCTCCGCGAGGCGGAGCGCACCGTCGTGGCGGCGGTGCTGACGTGGCTGGTGGTGAATCTGCCGATCCTGCTGCTGTTCCCGCGCGGCTGGTCGGAGTTCTTCCGGCTGAATACCCGTCGCGGCGACGACATGGACTCCCTCTACAACGTGGTGAAGTCCTTCACCGGGTGGCGTGGGTTCGACCACGACCTCGGCTTCTGGGAGCCGCCGACGGTGCTCAACGGCGTCACCGCGGTGCTCTTCGCGGTGTGCTGCGTCGGCATCGCCTACCTGGCCCTGACGGCCCGCCAACGGCCGCGGCTCGCACAGCTGGCGTTCCTCGTGGTGGCGGCCTTCCTGCTGACGAACAAGGTGTGGAGCCCGCAGTACTCGCTGTGGCTGGTGCCGCTCGCCGCGTTGGCGCTGCCCCATCGCCGAATCCTGTTGGCGTGGATGACGATCGATGCGCTGGTGTGGATTCCACGCATGCTGTTCCTCTACGGCGAGGCGAAGATGGGTCTGCCCGAGCAGTGGTTCACCACCACGGTGCTGCTGCGCGACGTCGCGGTCGCCGGCCTCTGCGTGCTGGTGATCCGCCAGATCCGCCGGCCCGAACTCGACCTGGTGCGCTGGGGAGGACGGGTCGACGATCCGTCCGGCGGCGTCTTCGACGATGCGCCGGACGACCCGCCGCGCTGGCTGCCGGAGTCCTGGCGACCGGGTGCGGCGCGGCCGTGGCGGCGTCCCCGCGCGGTGGATCTCGACCGCGAACTCGAGCCGACGGTGTGA
- the rpsF gene encoding 30S ribosomal protein S6, giving the protein MRPYEIMIILDPTLDERTVSPSLETFLNVIRKDGGSVDKVDIWGRRRLAYEIAKHGEGIYAVVDVKAEPATVSELDRQLNLNESVLRTKVMRTDKH; this is encoded by the coding sequence ATGCGTCCATACGAAATCATGATCATTCTCGATCCCACTCTCGACGAGCGGACTGTGTCCCCGTCGTTGGAGACGTTCCTGAACGTCATCCGCAAGGACGGTGGCTCGGTCGACAAGGTCGACATCTGGGGCCGTCGCCGTCTCGCCTACGAGATCGCCAAGCACGGCGAGGGCATCTACGCCGTCGTCGACGTCAAGGCGGAACCGGCCACCGTGTCCGAGCTGGATCGTCAGTTGAACCTGAACGAGTCCGTGCTGCGGACCAAGGTGATGCGGACCGACAAGCACTAG
- the rpsR gene encoding 30S ribosomal protein S18, giving the protein MAKTSTKRRPAPEKPVKTRKCVFCSKKGQDIDYKDTALLRTYISERGKIRARRVTGNCVQHQRDIAVAVKNAREVALLPFTSSTR; this is encoded by the coding sequence ATGGCCAAGACCAGTACCAAGCGGCGGCCGGCCCCCGAGAAGCCGGTCAAGACCCGCAAGTGCGTGTTCTGCTCGAAGAAGGGGCAGGACATCGACTACAAGGACACGGCGCTGCTGCGCACCTACATCAGCGAGCGCGGCAAGATCCGCGCCCGCCGGGTGACGGGCAACTGCGTGCAGCACCAGCGCGACATCGCCGTGGCGGTGAAGAACGCCCGCGAGGTCGCTCTGCTGCCGTTCACGTCGTCGACGCGATAG
- a CDS encoding single-stranded DNA-binding protein — MAGDTILTVVGNLTADPELRFTPSGAAVANFTVASTPRTFDRQSGEWKDGEALFLRCNIWREAAENVAESLTRGSRVIVQGRLKQRSFETREGEKRTVVELEVDEIGPSLRYATAKVNKASRGGGGGGGGGFGSGGGGGSRPAEPPRDDPWGSAPASGSFSGADDEPPF, encoded by the coding sequence GTGGCTGGTGACACCATCCTCACCGTCGTCGGGAATCTGACCGCCGACCCCGAACTGCGCTTCACCCCGTCGGGGGCTGCCGTCGCGAACTTCACCGTCGCGTCGACGCCCCGCACCTTCGACCGCCAGAGTGGCGAGTGGAAGGACGGCGAGGCGCTGTTCCTGCGGTGCAACATCTGGCGCGAGGCGGCCGAGAACGTCGCCGAGAGCCTGACGCGTGGCTCGCGGGTCATCGTGCAGGGACGGCTCAAGCAGCGGTCCTTCGAGACCCGCGAGGGCGAGAAGCGCACCGTCGTGGAACTCGAGGTCGACGAGATCGGCCCGTCGCTGCGCTACGCGACCGCCAAGGTGAACAAGGCGAGCCGTGGCGGTGGTGGCGGCGGCGGTGGTGGCTTCGGCTCCGGTGGCGGCGGGGGATCCCGCCCGGCCGAGCCGCCGCGCGACGACCCGTGGGGCAGTGCGCCCGCGTCGGGTTCGTTCAGCGGCGCCGACGACGAGCCGCCCTTCTGA